In a genomic window of Acidilobus saccharovorans 345-15:
- a CDS encoding glycosyltransferase family 2 protein — MASLLRYARRIMGRRLTWAAYNAMATVARGLRLVDPSREGRPLGISATVIVYNDPDWLPLALEDAASVADEVLVVDSSDPWDETEQVLEDARSRLGVRVVRQYPPRGYAEARELALRESRYRYILVWDSDFIAFEGLGRALRDFVEGEGRDRYVLLYWPFITLCGDLSHRCRADRLHEEHWAFTYSRRLRYLWDGRFEYLYAPPYYFRRRLSSSPMGLHLTGVRRPERVAVKRLMPRADFYSIASTQGVGKAMEAVRAEARRLYGTDDLREVGLRIMEEDARGRPCFDVGLLPSKVLRRAREIGVPLGSCGSNA; from the coding sequence TTGGCGTCGCTGCTCAGGTACGCCAGGAGGATAATGGGAAGGAGGCTCACGTGGGCCGCCTACAACGCGATGGCCACAGTGGCGAGGGGCCTCAGGCTCGTTGACCCGTCGAGGGAGGGCAGGCCCCTTGGCATAAGCGCCACCGTGATAGTTTACAACGACCCGGACTGGCTCCCCCTGGCCCTTGAGGACGCGGCCTCCGTGGCTGACGAGGTGCTCGTGGTGGACTCCTCCGACCCGTGGGACGAGACGGAGCAGGTGCTTGAGGACGCCAGGTCTAGGCTGGGCGTGAGGGTGGTCAGGCAGTACCCTCCCAGGGGCTACGCCGAGGCCAGGGAGCTGGCCCTCAGGGAGTCCAGGTACAGGTACATACTTGTCTGGGACTCAGACTTCATAGCCTTCGAGGGCCTGGGCAGGGCCCTCAGGGACTTCGTGGAGGGCGAGGGGAGGGACAGGTACGTGCTCCTCTACTGGCCCTTCATAACGCTCTGCGGCGACCTGAGCCACAGGTGCAGGGCTGACAGGCTCCACGAGGAGCACTGGGCCTTCACCTACTCGAGGAGGCTCAGGTACCTGTGGGACGGGAGGTTCGAGTACCTCTACGCCCCGCCCTACTACTTCAGGAGGAGGCTCTCGTCAAGCCCCATGGGGCTCCACCTCACGGGGGTCAGGAGGCCCGAGAGGGTGGCGGTGAAGAGGCTCATGCCGAGAGCTGACTTTTACTCAATAGCCTCGACCCAGGGGGTTGGGAAGGCAATGGAGGCCGTCAGGGCTGAGGCGAGGAGGCTCTACGGCACCGACGACCTCAGGGAGGTGGGCCTCAGGATCATGGAGGAGGACGCCAGGGGGAGGCCGTGCTTCGACGTGGGTCTCCTGCCTAGCAAGGTGCTGAGGCGGGCCAGGGAGATAGGGGTGCCCCTGGGCTCCTGCGGCTCCAACGCTTAA
- the sfsA gene encoding DNA/RNA nuclease SfsA translates to MAYTFEGPLREARVRGRPNRFLVILDDGTECHLHDPGRLRELIYPGNRVLVRPTRGLRTSCSVTAAWSNGRWVVVDSRIHNRVASLFLPPEATPEVRVGDSRLDFKYDDTYVEVKGCTLVVGGVALFPDAPTERGRRHAEELARLREEGHGATMMFLIMRDDALCVSPNWSTDPAFSSQFVKMVEAGARVEAHKFRLEGNRLIYVGDVPLCDGVLSGMPRAPPAAP, encoded by the coding sequence GTGGCCTACACCTTTGAGGGCCCCCTGAGGGAGGCCAGGGTGAGGGGGAGGCCCAACAGGTTCCTCGTTATACTTGATGACGGCACTGAATGCCACCTCCACGACCCAGGGAGGCTGAGGGAGCTCATATACCCCGGCAACAGGGTCCTCGTGAGGCCCACCAGGGGGCTGAGGACGTCCTGCTCAGTGACGGCAGCGTGGTCAAACGGCAGGTGGGTGGTGGTCGACAGCAGGATCCACAACAGGGTCGCCTCCCTCTTCCTGCCCCCTGAGGCCACGCCGGAGGTCAGGGTCGGGGACAGCAGGCTGGACTTCAAGTATGACGACACCTACGTCGAGGTGAAGGGCTGCACCCTGGTAGTTGGCGGGGTCGCGCTCTTCCCCGACGCGCCCACCGAGAGGGGCAGGAGGCACGCAGAGGAGCTGGCTAGGCTGAGGGAGGAGGGCCACGGGGCCACGATGATGTTCCTCATAATGAGGGACGACGCCCTCTGCGTGTCCCCCAACTGGTCAACGGACCCAGCGTTCTCCTCGCAGTTCGTCAAAATGGTTGAGGCGGGGGCTAGGGTGGAGGCCCACAAGTTCAGGCTTGAGGGGAACAGGCTGATATACGTCGGCGACGTGCCCCTCTGCGACGGCGTCCTCAGCGGGATGCCAAGAGCTCCTCCAGCAGCCCCCTGA
- a CDS encoding alkaline phosphatase family protein — MARRLFVLGLDSLPPYVLYEGHDGGGFKFIRGLVEDSARYLMRTCHPPITVPAWMVMFTGRSPGELGIYGFRHRRPGTFDSYVVTSQDVREPAIWDDLGRRGLRFGLFGVPPTYPPRPLNGFMVTDFNTPGPQKPYTWPPWLRQELQSSVGDPLFDIVYRTEDRDAARRDLLAMVENHGRIVKYLAEGKAWDAFIYVEIGIDRAHHAFWKYFDERHPRYTYHEVYSRVIPEVYSRVDSWLEEMARGPLRDSIIVIVSDHGTKSMHGAFAINQWLEQEGYLKLKERPRSPGTDLTPDIIDWDHTRVWAWGGYYSRFFFNVRGREPHGIVGREELEDLVREVKGAIMKIRGPNGEAWRNEAYEPQEIYPVAKGDAPDLTVYLDDLNWRPIGTVGWPSNYTDRNDKGPDDSMHDWLGVLSVYDPEGTVSRGDMGVIDITRVRGLLEELLASR; from the coding sequence TTGGCCAGGAGGCTGTTCGTCCTGGGCCTTGACTCGCTGCCGCCATATGTCCTCTACGAGGGCCACGACGGCGGGGGCTTCAAGTTCATAAGGGGGCTCGTCGAGGACTCCGCCAGGTACCTCATGAGGACCTGCCACCCTCCCATAACCGTGCCCGCCTGGATGGTCATGTTCACGGGGAGGAGCCCGGGCGAGCTGGGAATCTACGGCTTCAGGCACAGGAGGCCGGGGACCTTTGACTCCTACGTGGTCACGTCGCAGGACGTGAGGGAGCCTGCCATATGGGACGACCTGGGCAGGAGGGGACTCAGGTTCGGGCTCTTCGGGGTCCCCCCGACGTACCCTCCCAGGCCGCTCAACGGCTTCATGGTGACCGACTTCAACACGCCGGGCCCGCAGAAGCCCTACACGTGGCCGCCCTGGCTCAGGCAGGAGCTCCAGTCCAGCGTGGGCGACCCGCTGTTCGACATCGTCTACAGGACCGAGGACAGGGACGCCGCCAGGAGGGACCTGCTGGCGATGGTTGAGAACCACGGCAGGATAGTGAAGTACCTGGCCGAGGGCAAGGCCTGGGACGCCTTCATATACGTGGAGATAGGCATAGACAGGGCCCACCACGCCTTCTGGAAGTACTTCGACGAGAGGCACCCAAGGTACACCTACCACGAGGTCTACAGCAGGGTGATACCGGAGGTCTACAGCAGGGTCGACTCATGGCTTGAGGAGATGGCCAGGGGTCCCCTCAGGGACTCGATAATAGTGATAGTCAGCGACCACGGCACAAAGTCGATGCACGGGGCCTTCGCAATAAACCAGTGGCTCGAGCAGGAGGGCTACCTGAAGCTTAAGGAGAGGCCGAGGTCCCCCGGCACGGACCTGACGCCAGACATTATAGACTGGGACCACACCAGGGTCTGGGCATGGGGAGGCTACTACTCCCGCTTCTTCTTCAACGTGAGGGGCAGGGAGCCCCACGGCATAGTTGGCAGGGAGGAGCTGGAGGACCTGGTCAGGGAGGTGAAGGGGGCCATCATGAAGATAAGGGGGCCTAACGGGGAGGCCTGGAGGAACGAGGCCTACGAGCCGCAGGAGATATACCCTGTTGCCAAGGGCGACGCCCCGGACCTCACCGTTTACCTAGACGACCTCAACTGGAGGCCCATAGGCACCGTCGGGTGGCCCTCAAACTACACGGACAGGAACGACAAGGGGCCTGACGACTCCATGCACGACTGGCTCGGGGTGCTCTCGGTGTACGACCCGGAGGGCACGGTCAGCAGGGGCGACATGGGCGTAATAGACATAACCAGGGTCAGGGGGCTGCTGGAGGAGCTCTTGGCATCCCGCTGA